In Amaranthus tricolor cultivar Red isolate AtriRed21 chromosome 3, ASM2621246v1, whole genome shotgun sequence, a single window of DNA contains:
- the LOC130807720 gene encoding uncharacterized protein LOC130807720 isoform X2, which produces MNLSAQDQLSSLVRLQTWVLRVRKSRTIRQGKLEIDNGASLKIAENANKKGKDNSSPPVGCQQLDETHAVDASLDTNNGIYKTGREVIKTTEEALPSHTTKVPELYLNNVPKHVSQHESLNLPDRGNIVEKHVAPMKSEKTVRKRKNKKGKSFGTENRDLYSKRPLDCRIADGKRDVRGELILPVGISKPEKSLETISENLIRCQYKKAVPGKDHPLSTVKELPDEPIKEMATPASVIQSGKSKKRKLKKQPVAEQQLSSLPVNQHLNKPTTGTEERGEQADDIMTEANDITLESVNTAKKRKVNNNEQECRKNADDVSPPSPVKEQQNEKHKEIAAPISVIQSDRDVGVSCLNLNGSSKASGVTTRTHALNHVEEAGPLTDSKINDTQSQKESHGEDHHVEFSETDHFQVNAVSAEAGLLERPSTGNHLVGSKKGRESVINDEKLDTSIPLGAKHSTVSKELTNTLPEASHTPRKTIVSTEGEDDGSESSGSKDLMIQPNKKTKNHPIKLKEDQAGLRRSSFLDAKF; this is translated from the exons GTGCCAGCTTGAAAATAGCTGAAAATGCTAACAAAAAAGGAAAAGACAACTCGTCACCACCAGTTGGATGCCAACAGCTTGATGAAACCCATGCTGTTGATGCATCTTTGGACACTAACAATGGCATTTACAAAACTGGAAGAGAAGTTATTAAGACTACTGAAGAGGCATTACCATCACACACAACCAAGGTTCCAGAGCTGTATCTAAACAATGTTCCGAAACACGTGTCACAACACGAGTCACTGAACCTACCTGATAGAGGAAATATTGTCGAGAAACATGTCGCTCCCATGAAATCAGAGAAAACTGTTCggaaaaggaaaaacaaaaaaggtAAAAGCTTTGGTACAGAAAACCGAGACTTGTATAGTAAAAGGCCATTAGATTGTCGAATAGCAGATGGAAAAAGGGATGTACGTGGAGAACTTATCCTACCGGTGGGTATAAGTAAGCCTGAAAAAAGTTTAGAAACTATTAGTGAAAATCTAATTCGATGCCAATACAAGAAAGCTGTTCCGGGGAAAGACCATCCATTATCAACTGTGAAAGAGTTACCTGATGAACCAATTAAGGAAATGGCTACCCCAGCATCTGTGATTCAAAGTGGCAAATCTAAGAAGAGGAAGCTAAAGAAGCAACCTGTTGCTGAACAACAGCTTTCGAGCCTACCTGTTAACCAGCATTTAAATAAACCAACAACGGGAACTGAAGAAAGA GGGGAACAGGCTGATGATATCATGACAGAAGCGAATGATATTACGTTGGAGTCAGTGAACACTGCAAAGAAAAGGAAAGtaaataacaatgaacaagaatgtaGAAAAAATGCTGATGATGTATCACCACCGTCACCTGTGAAAGAGCAACAAAATGAGAAACATAAGGAAATAGCTGCACCCATTAGTGTAATTCAAAGTGACAGAGATGTTGGTGTTTCCTGTCTGAATTTGAATGGTTCAAGCAAGGCTTCTGGAGTTACGACGAGAACTCATGCTTTGAATCAT GTAGAGGAAGCTGGTCCTTTGACAGATAGCAAGATTAATGATACCCAAAGCCAGAAAGAATCACATGGTGAAGATCATCATGTTGAATTCAGTGAAACTGATCACTTTCAAGTAAATGCTGTTTCAGCTGAAGCAGGGCTTCTTGAAAGGCCATCTACTGGAAACCACTTGGTTGGATCAAAGAAGGGCAGAGAAAGTGTAATCAATGATGAAAAGCTCGATACATCCATACCTCTTGGTGCCAAACATTCAACTGTATCTAAAGAATTGACAAACACCCTACCTGAAGCTTCCCACACTCCCCGAAAAACTATTGTTTCCACCGAAGGTGAGGATGATGGTAGCGAGTCCTCTGGAAGTAAAGACTTGATGATTCAGCCCAATAAAAAGACCAAGAATCACCCTATAAAGCTAAAAGAGGATCAGGCTGGCCTTAGAAGATCTTCCTTTTTGGATGCAAAATTCTGA
- the LOC130807722 gene encoding uncharacterized protein LOC130807722: MKLNNQTPSSSSSKLIPIILRYFTFSLFIFLPLLFLFYFRTISSSTTITTTTPGIRIRPGYTSYESYIQKQLNKTLNPKLRHIWTTRDWDRKIRVFSIFFTQLKSSSLLSNSSKALCIGARVGQEVEALRRVGVSDSIGIDLVPCPPLVIHGDFHHQPFPDDSFDFEFSNVFDHALYPEKYVGEIERTLKPGGVCVLHVALSSRSDKYSANDLSGVDPLVKLFKRSELVRVKKVDGFGLDTEVIFRKKE; the protein is encoded by the coding sequence ATGAAACTCAACAATCAAAcaccatcatcttcatcatcaaaactaaTCCCCATTATTCTCCGTTActtcactttctctctcttcattttcctccctcttctcttccttttctatTTCCGAACAATCTCATCTTCCACTACCATAACCACCACAACTCCGGGTATCAGAATCCGACCCGGATACACATCATACGAATCCTACATTCAAAAACAACTCAACAAAACTCTTAACCCAAAACTCCGCCATATTTGGACTACTAGAGATTGGGATCGTAAGATCAGAGTATTTTCCATCTTTTTTACACAGTTGAAAAGTTCTTCGTTGTTATCTAACTCTTCAAAAGCGCTCTGTATTGGTGCTCGGGTCGGGCAAGAAGTCGAGGCTCTTCGTCGGGTCGGAGTATCCGACTCAATCGGTATCGATCTTGTACCATGTCCGCCATTAGTAATCCATGGAGATTTTCATCATCAACCATTTCCAGATGATTCGTTCGATTTTGAATTCTCCAATGTTTTTGATCACGCGCTTTACCCGGAAAAATATGTTGGGGAAATCGAACGGACGTTAAAACCCGGTGGGGTTTGTGTTCTACACGTGGCGCTTTCTTCACGGTCAGATAAGTATTCTGCAAATGATTTGAGTGGGGTGGATCCGTTAGTGAAACTGTTTAAAAGATCCGAGTTGGTTCGGGTTAAGAAGGTTGATGGATTCGGGTTGGATACTGAGGTTATTTTTCGGAAAAAAGAGTAA